A region of Streptomyces sp. WMMC500 DNA encodes the following proteins:
- a CDS encoding MoxR family ATPase — protein sequence MNDDRPTRDGADPVTGGGNGPAGGPPAWWVYRGDGGKLAARDLDEVLMGPPPWRRFDGEPLQPRPPEDEAEVTRRIGPADQGSGTGRPVNVDEADMVNAALYLRRPLLITGRPGSGKSALAYRITRELRLGRVLRWPVTTRTTLRSGLYDYDAIARAQDAATYRAAAEAGAESADDRIVDKARIGDYIQLGPLGTALLPHRLPRVLLIDELDKSDIDLPNDLLNVFEEGEYTIPELVRSASREPEATVLTDDPGVTARIRDGRVRCRAFPLIIITSNGEREFPPALLRRCLRLEMPVPDQEELAAMVAARFGLEAGGRGDELVRLFVARSAREGGLPADQLLNSVYLATSDRFTPDGDWERLLASLWRNFDAARPG from the coding sequence ATGAATGACGATCGGCCTACCCGCGATGGGGCGGATCCGGTAACCGGCGGCGGGAACGGCCCTGCCGGCGGCCCCCCTGCGTGGTGGGTGTACCGCGGCGACGGCGGGAAGCTCGCCGCACGTGATCTCGACGAGGTACTGATGGGCCCGCCGCCGTGGCGCAGATTCGACGGCGAGCCGCTGCAGCCGCGTCCGCCCGAGGACGAGGCCGAGGTGACCCGCCGTATCGGCCCCGCCGATCAGGGATCCGGCACCGGGCGTCCCGTCAACGTCGACGAGGCGGACATGGTGAATGCCGCCCTGTACCTGCGGCGCCCCCTCCTGATCACCGGCCGGCCCGGCTCGGGCAAGTCCGCTCTCGCCTACCGGATCACCCGGGAACTGCGGCTGGGTCGGGTGCTGCGCTGGCCCGTGACGACGAGAACGACCCTCCGGTCGGGTTTGTACGACTACGACGCCATCGCCCGCGCGCAGGACGCGGCGACCTACCGCGCCGCCGCCGAGGCGGGAGCCGAGAGCGCCGACGACCGGATCGTGGACAAGGCCAGGATCGGCGACTACATACAACTGGGCCCGCTCGGTACGGCTCTCCTGCCGCATCGGCTACCGCGCGTGCTTCTCATTGACGAACTGGATAAATCGGACATTGATCTACCGAACGACCTGCTGAACGTCTTCGAGGAAGGCGAATACACCATTCCCGAGCTCGTGCGGAGCGCTTCCCGCGAGCCCGAGGCGACCGTCCTCACCGACGACCCGGGGGTGACGGCGCGTATCCGCGACGGAAGGGTGCGCTGCCGTGCCTTTCCGCTGATCATCATCACCTCGAACGGCGAGAGGGAATTCCCGCCCGCATTGCTCCGGCGGTGCCTGCGCCTGGAGATGCCCGTTCCCGACCAGGAGGAGCTGGCCGCCATGGTGGCCGCCAGGTTCGGTCTTGAGGCCGGCGGCCGCGGCGACGAGTTGGTGCGTCTTTTCGTGGCCCGCAGCGCCCGCGAGGGCGGCCTGCCCGCGGACCAACTGCTCAACAGTGTCTATCTGGCGACCTCCGACCGCTTCACCCCGGACGGCGACTGGGAGCGGCTGCTGGCCTCGCTCTGGCGCAATTTCGATGCTGCGAGGCCGGGATGA
- a CDS encoding trypsin-like peptidase domain-containing protein, with translation MHVAQRGRRVSGEWRVRLCIPGRDVVCGAGVLLPRGLILTCAHVVDSALGRSEADPSVPDRPVDVDFSAVGDLKSRPARVVSGGWFPAAPRSGDIAVLALESGEPPAAARPAALAAGEGAEPRVVRVYGYPNPGLADGVWRDVRVSGAGGPNHAWRQLDGAGGGGVPVQQGFSGAGVWDPRPDSVVGLLVAVYGPGREQLAWMFPLGAVAREWRPLAGMLGEPVEGRSNGTNELSPRQCTQLAHFILAIPLFASLSGRQDLVSLLRPEIRLLIAERSEPMPHMYQIVRTSTDYDGGVDELVQAIEDLVGSSAAARSVAEAVRRFKGEAQA, from the coding sequence GTGCACGTGGCGCAGAGGGGGCGAAGGGTGTCCGGCGAGTGGCGGGTCAGGTTATGCATCCCTGGTCGCGACGTCGTGTGCGGTGCCGGGGTGCTGCTTCCCCGTGGGCTGATCCTGACCTGTGCCCACGTCGTCGACAGCGCCCTCGGGCGGTCCGAGGCTGACCCCTCCGTGCCCGACCGCCCCGTCGACGTCGACTTCTCCGCCGTCGGTGACCTCAAGTCGCGGCCCGCCCGGGTGGTGTCCGGCGGCTGGTTCCCCGCTGCGCCGCGCTCCGGGGACATCGCCGTGCTGGCGCTGGAGTCCGGTGAGCCGCCCGCCGCGGCCCGGCCGGCGGCGCTGGCGGCGGGGGAGGGGGCGGAGCCCCGGGTCGTCCGCGTCTACGGGTATCCCAACCCGGGTCTGGCGGACGGGGTGTGGCGCGATGTCCGGGTCTCCGGAGCCGGTGGGCCGAACCACGCCTGGCGGCAGCTCGACGGTGCGGGCGGGGGCGGTGTCCCCGTACAGCAGGGCTTCAGCGGCGCGGGGGTGTGGGACCCGCGGCCGGACAGCGTCGTGGGGCTGCTCGTGGCGGTGTACGGGCCCGGTCGTGAGCAGCTCGCCTGGATGTTCCCCCTGGGCGCCGTCGCCCGCGAGTGGCGCCCGCTCGCGGGGATGCTCGGAGAACCGGTCGAGGGGCGCTCGAACGGCACGAATGAGCTGTCGCCGCGCCAGTGCACCCAGTTGGCGCACTTCATCCTGGCGATTCCGCTCTTCGCGTCCCTTTCCGGTCGGCAGGACCTGGTGTCCCTGCTGCGTCCCGAGATCCGCCTGCTGATCGCCGAGCGTTCGGAGCCGATGCCGCACATGTATCAGATCGTGCGGACCAGCACCGACTACGACGGGGGAGTCGACGAACTCGTACAGGCCATCGAAGACCTGGTCGGGAGCTCGGCAGCCGCACGGTCCGTGGCGGAAGCCGTCCGGCGCTTCAAAGGCGAGGCGCAGGCATGA
- a CDS encoding AAA family ATPase yields MRGTPRLDTVPLVERDYQTGLLDVALDSCRNGAGGVVVVEGGFGTGKTALLRAAQDRAAAAGFTVLRARSSEFESTFPYGIVRQLFEPYFAAAPADARAAAVDGPAVLASPLFDHRHPVAHGDISPRQHESILRGLHWMLVNMSRRSSVLLVLDDLHWADAASLRFLQYIESRLRRDRVLCVAATASVDCGAYPDITDALRGSPAVRSVPVDVLSEKAVGEILGAVLDVAPDPESAYTARLVTGGNPGLLHELVSELRRAPGPGVPWGPGLVARASPRMVARAVQRWVGHVPQDDREGARRLTDALAVVGGSAGYAELADVTGLTPREVREAVGVLTDIGVVEPGVPPRLAHPIVRNAVYEHMPRAGRYRAHAAAAQALARSGAPPEKVAEHLLHIPPVRNDRLATARPAVGDTAELPPARRAFAALLDGASGADVGRLAEEAWQRGPRGPEAKGDALAPGLIALCLSCCGRLSEAAALLDDSVRRVEALGLVPASRDLRSLRAYVQLSRGLLAEADTDATAALSDAAPDNATVLGRPFAVYALTEVLLLRNQIGAAAAAFARHGTPGDAAHATHPALSLPLTAARGRLRLAEGDTVAGALDLLHVHELLTEHGVRSPAFDHAVRAVPALTALGRADEARALAAERLLAARAFGDPRTLACALTARATTVSGDSSLAMLTEAAEHIDGTGAVVDRCEILVRLGAGLREAGRTAQARRTLGEAIEVADSAGLTAPGKQARRELSAMGVRVRRVVRTGVAGLTPREHRVSLLAVEGKSNRQIARILFVTVKTVEWHLSQVYRKLGIASRRELGAALAGD; encoded by the coding sequence ATGCGCGGAACCCCCCGCCTGGACACCGTTCCCCTTGTCGAGCGCGACTACCAGACGGGTCTGCTGGACGTCGCTCTCGACTCCTGCCGGAACGGTGCCGGCGGCGTGGTCGTCGTCGAAGGGGGCTTCGGGACCGGGAAGACCGCCCTCCTGCGGGCCGCGCAGGACCGGGCCGCCGCCGCCGGTTTCACGGTTCTCCGCGCGCGCAGCAGTGAGTTCGAGAGCACCTTCCCCTACGGGATCGTCCGCCAGCTCTTCGAGCCGTACTTCGCGGCCGCCCCGGCCGACGCGCGCGCCGCGGCCGTCGACGGGCCCGCGGTGCTGGCCTCGCCGCTCTTCGACCACCGGCATCCCGTCGCGCATGGCGACATCTCGCCCCGGCAACACGAATCGATCCTGCGCGGGCTGCACTGGATGCTCGTCAACATGAGCCGGCGCAGCTCCGTCCTGTTGGTCCTCGACGACCTGCACTGGGCTGACGCCGCGTCGCTGCGCTTCCTTCAGTACATCGAGAGCCGGCTCAGGCGCGATCGCGTCCTGTGCGTCGCCGCCACCGCGTCCGTCGACTGCGGCGCGTACCCCGACATCACCGATGCGCTGCGCGGTTCGCCCGCGGTGCGCTCCGTTCCCGTGGACGTGCTCAGCGAGAAGGCCGTGGGGGAGATCCTCGGTGCCGTGCTGGACGTGGCCCCGGACCCGGAGTCGGCGTACACGGCCCGGCTGGTCACGGGCGGGAACCCCGGGTTGCTCCACGAACTCGTCAGCGAGCTGCGGCGCGCCCCTGGGCCGGGGGTGCCGTGGGGTCCCGGGCTCGTGGCCAGGGCAAGCCCCCGGATGGTCGCGAGAGCCGTGCAGCGCTGGGTGGGGCACGTACCGCAGGACGACAGGGAAGGTGCCCGGCGCCTGACCGACGCGCTGGCCGTCGTGGGCGGCTCCGCCGGGTACGCCGAACTCGCCGACGTCACCGGGCTCACCCCGCGCGAGGTCAGGGAGGCGGTCGGCGTGCTCACCGACATCGGCGTCGTCGAGCCCGGTGTCCCGCCCCGCCTGGCCCACCCCATCGTGCGCAACGCCGTGTACGAGCACATGCCCCGCGCCGGCCGCTACCGCGCGCACGCCGCCGCGGCGCAGGCGCTCGCCCGCAGCGGCGCCCCGCCGGAGAAGGTCGCCGAGCACCTGCTGCACATCCCGCCGGTACGGAACGACCGGCTCGCCACCGCCCGCCCCGCCGTGGGCGACACCGCCGAACTCCCACCCGCCCGGCGCGCCTTCGCCGCGCTGCTCGACGGCGCGAGCGGGGCTGACGTGGGCCGGCTGGCGGAGGAGGCCTGGCAGCGTGGGCCGCGCGGCCCCGAGGCGAAGGGCGACGCCCTCGCCCCCGGCCTGATCGCCCTGTGCCTGTCCTGCTGCGGGCGCCTGTCCGAGGCCGCGGCCCTCCTCGACGACTCCGTCCGGCGCGTGGAGGCGCTGGGACTGGTGCCGGCCTCGCGCGACTTACGGTCCCTGCGGGCGTACGTCCAGCTCAGCCGCGGCCTCCTCGCGGAGGCGGATACGGACGCCACGGCCGCGCTCAGCGATGCCGCCCCGGACAACGCGACAGTCCTCGGCCGCCCCTTCGCCGTCTACGCACTCACCGAAGTCCTCCTGCTGCGGAACCAGATCGGCGCCGCGGCCGCCGCGTTCGCCCGGCACGGAACGCCCGGCGACGCGGCGCACGCGACACACCCCGCGCTGTCCCTGCCGCTGACGGCTGCCCGCGGCCGGCTGCGCCTCGCCGAGGGCGACACCGTAGCGGGCGCGCTCGACCTCCTGCACGTCCACGAGCTGCTGACCGAACACGGCGTCCGCTCCCCCGCGTTCGACCACGCGGTACGCGCCGTGCCGGCGCTCACCGCGCTCGGCAGGGCCGACGAGGCCCGCGCCCTCGCCGCGGAGCGGCTGCTCGCCGCGCGCGCCTTCGGCGACCCCCGCACCCTCGCGTGCGCGCTGACCGCCCGCGCCACCACGGTGAGCGGCGACTCCTCGCTCGCGATGCTGACCGAGGCGGCGGAGCACATCGACGGCACCGGCGCGGTCGTCGACCGATGCGAGATCCTCGTACGGCTCGGCGCCGGACTCCGGGAGGCCGGGCGTACCGCACAGGCCCGCCGCACGCTGGGCGAGGCCATCGAGGTTGCCGACTCCGCCGGCCTCACGGCGCCCGGCAAGCAGGCCCGGCGCGAGCTGTCCGCGATGGGCGTGCGCGTACGCCGGGTGGTGCGCACCGGCGTCGCGGGGCTGACCCCCCGTGAGCACCGCGTCTCGCTACTGGCGGTGGAGGGCAAGAGCAACCGGCAGATCGCACGCATCCTCTTCGTCACGGTGAAGACGGTGGAGTGGCACCTGAGCCAGGTCTACCGGAAGCTGGGCATCGCCTCGCGGAGAGAACTCGGAGCCGCCCTGGCCGGCGACTGA
- a CDS encoding LuxR family transcriptional regulator produces the protein MRTADVPLIERDHELAVLEAAVTRCRRGAGQLLLIEGGPGMGKSALLAALRRRSEAEGCRVLQARSDESEGGFPYGVVRQLFEGWLASAPPDERCRVFRGPAGPARRLFEYGPQDAPPVGRDAAPSAGDRQHVLLNGLYWMCVHLAERRPLSLLLDDVWWGDAPSLRFLHYLATRLDSRPILLGVTTDPAQKGPRISGAHAVVSLPAAELLRLTPLSVSGVRACLAARLGEETGSVLGDACHQATGGTPFYLRELVDELAAAARPDGGPPPAALVPGLAPPRVVHGMLRRLRSLPAPAVALVEAMAVLGTEPGLTYAGGVAGIDQGAVAGALGALVDGGLLRPDLPPRFLYPVVRAAIYHSLPATRRNAVHARAAHVLARAAAPVDDIARHLLHADVTGNREAVALLRRAARKAVADDRPTAAVAYLTRALQEPPAAEDEVAVLTELGRAEVRARLVAALDHLGQAMELSADPVQRGRIGLDLATGLVTADRVEEAVSLLQQLREEVGDRDETLGGRLDVALVVTASQASHLRHIAKERLRELARTDAASPVAARLLALDEPAAALRRGEPAARIGELTEKALATVFADGLASYDHEVSAQLWCRVAAVLVCCDLLGDAERLLTHALADAEETGAPIAADSYRAVRAWARYQRGRLAEAETDARHVLERADGAGLRSPMAVFAVGALTRVLIARHELDAAAAVVRTHDFSASMRRSAIYVPVLFARGRLHGARGDVDTAVEDILHGCRLMEDWGLRNPALLQTLDAAVLLNRAGRTEEAGAMVERLRPRVRAFASRRVIAATLRVRGLTAAPGPAVRYLEEAAELLAGSEARLDHATVLVDLGAALRRCERWARARQTLHQGLAVARRCGAWGLVNDARSELSAMGVRVRVAEEGNGTLTSRERRVAALAAEGIRNRDIAQTLFVTVKTVEWHLNRAYRKLGITSRHELPKALARQRAAAV, from the coding sequence ATGCGCACAGCAGACGTGCCGCTGATCGAGCGGGACCACGAACTCGCAGTCCTCGAAGCCGCGGTCACGCGATGCCGGCGTGGCGCCGGGCAACTTCTCCTGATCGAGGGCGGTCCGGGGATGGGCAAGAGCGCCCTGCTCGCCGCCCTGCGGCGCAGGTCGGAGGCGGAGGGCTGCCGTGTCCTGCAGGCCAGGAGTGACGAGTCGGAGGGGGGATTCCCGTACGGGGTCGTGCGCCAGCTCTTCGAGGGCTGGCTGGCCTCGGCACCCCCGGACGAGCGGTGCCGGGTGTTCCGGGGACCGGCGGGGCCGGCGCGCCGGCTCTTCGAGTACGGGCCCCAGGACGCGCCACCCGTCGGCCGGGACGCCGCTCCCTCCGCCGGCGACCGGCAGCACGTACTCCTGAACGGCCTCTACTGGATGTGCGTTCACCTCGCGGAACGCAGACCCCTGTCGCTGCTGCTCGACGACGTGTGGTGGGGCGACGCCCCCTCGCTCCGCTTCCTGCACTACCTCGCCACGCGCCTGGACAGCCGGCCGATCCTGCTCGGCGTCACCACCGACCCGGCCCAGAAGGGGCCCCGGATCAGCGGTGCCCACGCCGTCGTCAGCCTGCCCGCAGCGGAGTTGCTGCGCCTCACGCCGCTCAGCGTGTCGGGGGTGAGGGCCTGTCTCGCCGCGCGACTCGGCGAGGAAACCGGTTCCGTACTCGGGGACGCATGCCACCAGGCGACCGGCGGCACCCCCTTCTACCTCCGCGAGCTGGTCGACGAACTGGCCGCCGCCGCCCGGCCGGACGGCGGACCGCCGCCCGCGGCCCTCGTGCCCGGCCTCGCTCCGCCCAGGGTCGTGCACGGCATGCTGCGCCGGCTGCGGTCGCTGCCCGCGCCGGCCGTCGCCCTCGTCGAGGCCATGGCCGTCCTGGGCACCGAACCGGGCCTCACGTACGCCGGCGGCGTCGCCGGCATCGACCAGGGAGCCGTCGCCGGCGCGCTGGGGGCGCTCGTGGACGGCGGGCTTCTCCGGCCCGACCTGCCGCCGCGCTTCCTCTACCCCGTCGTCCGCGCCGCGATCTATCACAGCCTGCCCGCCACCCGGCGCAACGCGGTCCACGCCCGGGCGGCGCACGTCCTCGCCCGCGCCGCCGCCCCCGTCGACGACATCGCCCGGCACCTGCTGCACGCCGACGTGACCGGCAACCGGGAGGCGGTCGCCCTGCTGCGCCGGGCGGCCCGCAAAGCGGTCGCCGACGACCGGCCGACCGCCGCGGTGGCGTACCTGACCCGCGCCCTCCAGGAACCGCCGGCGGCCGAGGACGAGGTGGCCGTGCTCACCGAACTCGGCCGGGCCGAGGTACGCGCCCGCCTGGTCGCGGCCCTGGACCACCTCGGCCAGGCGATGGAGTTGAGCGCGGACCCCGTACAGCGCGGCAGGATCGGGCTCGACCTCGCGACGGGCCTCGTGACCGCCGACCGGGTGGAGGAGGCCGTATCCCTCCTCCAGCAGCTACGCGAGGAGGTCGGCGACCGCGACGAGACCCTCGGCGGCCGACTGGACGTCGCGCTCGTCGTCACCGCGAGCCAGGCGTCCCACCTGCGGCACATCGCGAAGGAGCGGCTGCGCGAGCTGGCCCGCACCGACGCCGCCAGCCCCGTCGCGGCCCGGCTCCTGGCCCTCGACGAACCGGCCGCCGCACTGCGCCGCGGGGAGCCCGCGGCCCGGATCGGCGAGCTGACCGAGAAGGCCCTGGCGACCGTGTTCGCCGACGGCCTCGCGTCGTACGACCACGAGGTGTCCGCGCAGCTCTGGTGCCGGGTCGCCGCCGTCCTCGTCTGCTGCGACCTGCTGGGGGACGCCGAGCGCCTGCTCACCCACGCGCTGGCGGACGCGGAGGAGACCGGCGCGCCGATCGCCGCGGACTCCTACCGCGCCGTGCGCGCCTGGGCGCGGTACCAGCGCGGACGGCTGGCCGAGGCGGAGACGGACGCGCGGCACGTGCTGGAGCGGGCCGACGGCGCCGGCCTGCGCAGCCCCATGGCGGTGTTCGCCGTCGGCGCGCTGACCCGGGTGCTGATCGCGCGCCACGAACTGGACGCCGCGGCGGCCGTCGTACGCACCCACGACTTCAGCGCGTCGATGCGGAGGTCCGCGATCTACGTTCCCGTGCTGTTCGCCCGCGGCCGCCTGCACGGCGCCCGGGGCGACGTCGACACCGCCGTCGAGGACATCCTCCACGGGTGCCGGCTGATGGAGGACTGGGGGCTGCGGAACCCGGCCCTCCTCCAGACCCTGGACGCCGCGGTCCTGCTGAACCGGGCGGGGCGCACGGAAGAGGCCGGCGCCATGGTGGAGCGGCTGCGCCCGCGCGTACGGGCCTTCGCCTCCCGGCGGGTGATCGCCGCCACGCTCCGGGTGCGCGGCCTGACGGCGGCGCCCGGCCCGGCGGTGCGGTACCTGGAGGAGGCCGCCGAGCTGCTCGCCGGCTCCGAGGCAAGGCTCGACCACGCCACGGTGCTCGTCGACCTCGGCGCGGCCCTGCGCCGGTGCGAGCGGTGGGCCCGGGCCAGGCAGACTCTGCACCAGGGCCTGGCCGTGGCCCGGCGCTGCGGGGCGTGGGGGCTGGTGAACGACGCCAGGTCCGAGCTGTCGGCGATGGGGGTACGGGTCCGCGTCGCCGAGGAGGGAAACGGCACCCTCACCTCCCGGGAGCGGCGGGTGGCGGCCCTGGCGGCGGAGGGCATCCGCAACCGGGACATCGCGCAGACCCTCTTCGTCACCGTGAAGACCGTGGAGTGGCACCTCAACCGGGCCTACCGGAAGCTGGGCATCACCTCACGGCACGAGCTGCCGAAGGCACTGGCGCGGCAGCGTGCCGCGGCCGTCTGA